One region of Streptomyces davaonensis JCM 4913 genomic DNA includes:
- the glgP gene encoding alpha-glucan family phosphorylase, producing MKAIRRFTVRPVLPEPLRPLSDLARNLRWSWHAETRDLFQSVDPERWASCDGDPIRLLGSVSPDRLAELAEDRRFLRRLTAAADDLADYVSGDRWYQSQSAELPAAVAYFSPEFGITAALPQYSGGLGILAGDHLKAASDLGVPLIGVGLLYRHGYFRQTLSRDGWQQEHYPVLDPNELPVGLLREADSTPTQVSLALPGGRSLHARVWLAQVGRVPLLLLDSDVEENDLGERGVTDRLYGGGSEHRLLQEMLLGIGGVRAVRTYCRLTGHAEPEVFHTNEGHAGFLGLERIAELVDQGLDFDAGLEAVRAGTVFTTHTPVPAGIDRFDRELVARHFGTDAELPRIDVERVLQLGMETYPGGEPNLFNMAVMGLRLGQRANGVSLLHGNVSREMFSGLWPGFDADEVPITSVTNGVHAPTWVAPEVFRLGARQIGAQRTEDALTVGGSDRWDAVADIPDQDIFELRRVLREQLVVEVRERLRASWRQRGAGSAELGWIDGVLDPDVLTIGFARRVPSYKRLTLMLRDRDRLLDLLLHPERPVQIVVAGKAHPADDGGKRLIQDLVRFADDPRVRHRIVFLPDYGMAMAQKLYPGCDIWLNNPLRPLEACGTSGMKAALNGCLNLSVLDGWWDEWFQPDFGWAIPTADGSQTDPDRRDDIEAAALYDLLEQRVTPRFYERGQGGLPDRWIEMVRQTLTLLGPKVLAGRMVREYVERLYTPAALAHRSMDADSAQELAAWKARVRAAWHGVSVDHVETSVAATTAELGTTLSLRVRVGLGELAPDDVEVQAVSGRVDGEDRITDAATVPLKPTSGPDLDGRWVYEGPLSLDRTGPYGYTVRILPAHRLLASGAELGLVTAPSQDAVEGAGVLMR from the coding sequence GTGAAGGCGATCCGTCGATTCACCGTCCGTCCCGTTCTCCCCGAACCCCTCCGGCCGCTCAGCGATCTGGCGCGCAATCTGCGCTGGTCCTGGCATGCGGAGACCCGCGATCTGTTCCAGTCCGTGGATCCCGAGCGCTGGGCCTCCTGCGACGGTGACCCGATAAGGCTGTTGGGCAGTGTGTCTCCCGACCGGCTGGCCGAACTGGCCGAGGACCGCCGCTTCCTGCGCCGGCTGACCGCGGCCGCCGACGATCTGGCCGACTATGTCTCCGGGGACCGCTGGTACCAGTCCCAGTCCGCCGAGCTCCCGGCGGCCGTCGCCTATTTCTCCCCCGAGTTCGGCATCACCGCCGCTCTTCCGCAGTACTCCGGCGGCCTGGGCATCCTGGCCGGCGATCACCTGAAGGCGGCCAGCGATCTAGGGGTGCCGCTGATCGGGGTGGGGCTGCTGTACCGGCACGGCTACTTCCGGCAGACCCTTTCGAGGGACGGCTGGCAGCAGGAGCACTACCCGGTGCTCGACCCCAACGAGCTGCCGGTGGGCCTGCTCAGGGAGGCCGACTCCACGCCGACGCAGGTCTCCCTCGCGCTGCCCGGCGGCCGCTCGCTGCACGCCAGGGTCTGGCTGGCCCAGGTGGGCAGGGTCCCGCTGCTGCTCCTCGACTCCGACGTGGAGGAGAACGACCTCGGCGAGCGCGGGGTGACGGACCGGCTCTACGGCGGCGGCAGCGAGCACCGGCTGCTCCAGGAGATGCTCCTCGGCATAGGAGGGGTGCGGGCGGTCCGGACGTACTGCCGACTGACCGGACACGCCGAACCCGAGGTCTTCCACACCAACGAGGGGCACGCGGGCTTCCTCGGCCTGGAGCGGATCGCCGAACTCGTCGACCAGGGTCTTGACTTCGACGCCGGTCTGGAGGCGGTGCGGGCGGGCACCGTCTTCACCACCCACACCCCGGTCCCGGCCGGGATCGACCGCTTCGACCGTGAGCTGGTCGCCCGCCACTTCGGCACCGACGCCGAACTCCCGCGCATCGACGTCGAGCGCGTCCTCCAGCTCGGCATGGAGACCTACCCGGGAGGCGAACCGAACCTCTTCAACATGGCGGTGATGGGCCTGCGCCTGGGCCAGCGCGCCAACGGGGTCTCGCTGCTGCACGGCAACGTCAGCCGGGAGATGTTCTCCGGGCTCTGGCCGGGCTTCGACGCCGACGAGGTGCCGATCACCTCGGTCACCAACGGCGTGCACGCCCCGACCTGGGTGGCCCCCGAGGTGTTCCGGCTCGGCGCGCGGCAGATCGGTGCCCAGCGCACCGAGGACGCGCTCACCGTCGGCGGCTCGGACCGCTGGGACGCGGTGGCGGACATCCCCGACCAGGACATCTTCGAGCTGCGCCGGGTGCTGCGCGAGCAGTTGGTGGTGGAGGTGCGCGAGCGGCTGCGGGCGTCCTGGCGGCAGCGCGGGGCGGGCAGCGCGGAGCTGGGCTGGATCGACGGGGTGCTGGATCCCGACGTCCTGACCATTGGCTTCGCCCGCCGGGTGCCGTCGTACAAGCGGCTGACGCTGATGCTGCGGGACCGGGACCGGCTGCTGGATCTGCTGCTGCACCCGGAGCGGCCGGTGCAGATCGTGGTGGCGGGCAAGGCGCATCCGGCGGACGACGGCGGCAAGCGGCTCATCCAGGACCTGGTGCGCTTCGCCGACGACCCGCGGGTCCGCCACCGCATCGTCTTCCTGCCCGATTACGGCATGGCGATGGCGCAGAAGCTCTACCCGGGCTGCGACATCTGGCTGAACAATCCGCTGAGGCCGCTGGAGGCGTGCGGCACCAGTGGGATGAAGGCGGCCCTCAACGGCTGTCTCAACCTCTCCGTCCTGGACGGCTGGTGGGACGAATGGTTCCAGCCCGACTTCGGCTGGGCGATCCCGACCGCGGACGGCTCGCAGACGGACCCGGACCGGCGCGACGACATCGAGGCGGCTGCGCTGTACGACCTGCTGGAGCAGCGGGTCACCCCGCGGTTCTACGAGCGCGGCCAGGGCGGACTGCCGGACCGCTGGATCGAGATGGTCCGCCAGACCCTCACCCTGCTCGGCCCGAAGGTGCTGGCCGGGCGGATGGTCCGGGAGTACGTCGAGCGCCTGTACACCCCGGCCGCGCTGGCCCACCGCTCGATGGACGCGGACTCGGCGCAGGAACTGGCGGCCTGGAAGGCGCGGGTGCGTGCGGCCTGGCACGGCGTCAGCGTCGACCATGTGGAGACCTCGGTGGCCGCGACCACCGCCGAGCTGGGCACGACCCTGAGCCTGAGGGTCCGGGTCGGCCTCGGCGAACTGGCGCCGGACGACGTGGAGGTGCAGGCGGTCTCCGGCCGGGTGGACGGCGAGGACCGCATCACCGACGCGGCGACGGTCCCGCTGAAGCCGACGTCCGGCCCCGACCTGGACGGGCGCTGGGTCTACGAGGGCCCGCTCTCCCTGGACCGCACCGGGCCCTACGGCTACACGGTACGGATCCTTCCGGCGCACCGGCTGCTGGCGTCCGGCGCGGAACTGGGCCTGGTCACCGCACCCTCGCAGGACGCGGTGGAGGGCGCCGGAGTGCTCATGCGCTGA
- a CDS encoding S8 family peptidase, translating to MARTRTRRLRWAGGLTAVTCAAALSATSPPAHAAPEGRILGAGQPGTVSGSYLVTLKGGTQAKSAAGQGLVETFGAKISHTYGTVLNGYAITANERQAKRLAADPRVASVVQDTRVTLEHTQKNPPSWGLDRVDQRNLPLDQRYTWPESAGAGVTVYVIDTGIRISHKDFGGRARHGWDFVGNDKSAGDGNGHGTHVAGTVAGSKHGVAKRAKVVSVRVLDNAGAGTTAQAIAGIDWVTRNARKPAVANLSLGGGYNAQLNAAVRNSIASGVTYTVAAGNDGLPAALYSPASVGPAITVGATDRGDARASFSNYGSALDLFAPGVAITSTSSASDSAKATYSGTSMAAPHAAGAAALYLADHRKATPATVAKALRADAASGKVSGRGLGSPNKLLQVPGS from the coding sequence ATGGCACGGACGCGCACCAGGCGTCTGCGCTGGGCAGGGGGGCTGACCGCGGTGACCTGTGCCGCGGCACTTTCGGCCACCAGCCCGCCCGCGCACGCCGCACCGGAGGGGCGGATACTCGGCGCCGGTCAGCCCGGCACCGTCAGCGGAAGCTACCTGGTGACACTCAAAGGGGGAACACAGGCCAAGTCGGCGGCCGGTCAAGGACTGGTCGAGACGTTCGGGGCGAAAATCAGCCACACCTACGGCACGGTTCTCAACGGCTACGCGATCACCGCGAACGAGAGACAGGCCAAGCGGCTCGCGGCGGACCCCCGGGTCGCCTCGGTCGTCCAGGACACCAGGGTGACCCTGGAACACACCCAGAAGAATCCTCCGTCCTGGGGACTCGACCGTGTCGATCAGCGGAACCTGCCGCTCGACCAGAGGTACACCTGGCCGGAGTCCGCGGGCGCCGGGGTGACGGTGTATGTGATCGACACCGGTATCCGGATCTCGCACAAGGACTTCGGCGGCCGGGCGAGACACGGCTGGGACTTCGTGGGCAACGACAAGTCGGCGGGCGACGGCAACGGCCACGGCACCCATGTCGCGGGCACGGTCGCCGGGTCGAAGCACGGCGTCGCCAAACGGGCGAAGGTGGTCTCCGTGCGGGTCCTCGACAACGCCGGCGCCGGGACCACCGCCCAGGCCATCGCGGGCATCGACTGGGTGACCAGGAACGCCCGCAAACCGGCGGTCGCCAACCTCAGCCTGGGCGGCGGCTACAACGCCCAGCTGAACGCCGCCGTACGCAACTCCATCGCCTCCGGCGTCACCTACACGGTCGCCGCGGGCAACGACGGTCTCCCGGCGGCCCTGTACTCCCCGGCCAGTGTGGGCCCCGCCATCACGGTCGGCGCGACCGACCGCGGGGACGCCCGGGCGAGCTTCTCGAACTACGGCTCGGCCCTTGACCTGTTCGCCCCGGGCGTCGCGATCACCTCGACGTCGTCCGCGAGCGACAGCGCCAAGGCCACGTACTCCGGTACGTCGATGGCGGCGCCGCACGCGGCGGGGGCGGCCGCGCTCTATCTCGCCGACCATCGCAAGGCCACGCCCGCGACGGTGGCCAAGGCGCTGCGGGCGGATGCGGCGAGCGGAAAGGTCTCCGGGCGGGGGCTCGGCTCACCGAACAAACTGCTCCAGGTACCGGGCTCGTAG
- a CDS encoding alpha-1,4-glucan--maltose-1-phosphate maltosyltransferase — protein MPATHHSSAPPTRKSEAPPVHRPATAGPSVVEAPPTDRVPGVGRIPVLDVRPFVQRGRRPAKAVVGETFQVSATVFREGHDAVAANVVLRDPEGRAGPWTPMRELEPGTDRWGADVTPDAPGLWTYTVEAWGDPVTTWRHHARIKIPAGMDTELVLEEGARLYERAATEVPAKQRRVLLAAAANLRDESHAPTARLTAALSPEVDKVLSRYPLRELVTVSDPLPLLVERERALFGSWYEFFPRSEGTVEVPHGTFRTAARRLPAIARMGFDVVYLPPIHPIGTTFRKGRNNTLDPAPEDVGVPWAIGSPEGGHDAVHPALGTLEDFTWFVGKAREEGLEVALDFALQCSPDHPWVHKHPEWFHHRPDGTIAYAENPPKKYQDIYPIAFDADLDGLVAETLRVLRHWMGCGVRIFRVDNPHTKPVLFWERVIGEINRIDPDVIFLAEAFTRPAMMRTLAQVGFQQSYTYFTWRNTKQELTEYLSELSGESAAYMRPNFFANTPDILHAFLQHGGRPAFALRAVLAATLSPTWGIYSGYELCENRALREGSEEYLDSEKYQLRPRDWDTADTIAPLITKLNAVRRASPALRQLRSLHFHHADKDQVIVYSKRSGSNTVLVVVNLDPHHTQEATVSLDMPQLGLDWHESVPVRDELSGETYHWGRTNYVRLDPGQRPAHVFSVLRPSTPQIGGSPTK, from the coding sequence ATGCCCGCCACGCACCACTCGTCGGCACCCCCGACACGCAAGTCCGAAGCACCCCCCGTACACCGCCCGGCCACCGCCGGACCGAGCGTCGTGGAGGCACCCCCCACGGATCGAGTCCCCGGTGTCGGGCGCATACCAGTCCTCGACGTCCGTCCGTTCGTCCAGCGCGGCCGTCGGCCCGCCAAGGCGGTCGTGGGCGAGACGTTCCAGGTCTCGGCGACGGTGTTCCGCGAGGGGCACGACGCCGTGGCCGCCAATGTCGTACTGCGGGACCCCGAGGGCCGTGCGGGCCCGTGGACCCCGATGCGCGAACTGGAGCCGGGCACCGATCGCTGGGGCGCCGACGTCACCCCGGACGCCCCGGGCCTGTGGACGTACACCGTGGAGGCGTGGGGCGATCCGGTCACCACCTGGCGCCACCACGCCCGGATCAAGATCCCGGCGGGGATGGACACGGAGCTGGTCCTGGAGGAGGGCGCCCGGCTGTACGAGCGGGCGGCCACCGAGGTCCCCGCCAAGCAGCGGCGCGTCCTGCTCGCCGCGGCCGCCAACCTCCGGGACGAGTCCCACGCCCCGACAGCGCGTCTCACGGCGGCACTGTCCCCCGAGGTGGACAAGGTCCTGTCGCGGTATCCGTTGCGGGAGTTGGTGACCGTCTCGGATCCGCTGCCGTTGCTGGTGGAGCGGGAGCGGGCGTTGTTCGGGTCGTGGTACGAGTTCTTCCCGCGCTCGGAGGGCACGGTCGAGGTGCCGCACGGCACGTTCCGCACGGCGGCGCGCCGGCTGCCGGCGATCGCCCGGATGGGCTTCGACGTGGTGTATCTGCCGCCGATCCATCCGATCGGCACGACGTTCCGCAAGGGCCGCAACAACACCCTCGACCCCGCGCCGGAGGATGTGGGGGTGCCGTGGGCGATCGGCTCCCCGGAGGGCGGGCACGACGCCGTGCACCCGGCGCTGGGCACGCTGGAGGACTTCACCTGGTTCGTCGGCAAGGCCCGCGAGGAGGGGCTGGAGGTGGCGCTGGACTTCGCGCTCCAGTGCTCGCCGGACCATCCGTGGGTGCACAAGCACCCGGAGTGGTTCCATCACCGCCCCGACGGCACGATCGCCTATGCGGAGAACCCGCCGAAGAAGTACCAGGACATCTATCCCATCGCCTTCGACGCGGACCTGGACGGGCTCGTCGCGGAGACGCTGCGGGTGCTGCGGCACTGGATGGGCTGCGGGGTGCGGATCTTCCGGGTGGACAATCCGCACACCAAGCCGGTGCTGTTCTGGGAGCGGGTGATCGGGGAGATCAACCGCATCGACCCGGATGTGATCTTCCTGGCGGAGGCGTTCACCCGCCCGGCGATGATGCGCACCCTGGCGCAGGTCGGCTTCCAGCAGTCGTACACGTACTTCACCTGGCGCAACACCAAGCAGGAGCTGACCGAGTACCTGTCGGAGCTGTCGGGGGAGTCGGCGGCCTACATGCGGCCGAACTTCTTCGCCAACACCCCCGACATCCTGCACGCCTTCCTCCAGCACGGCGGCCGCCCCGCGTTCGCCCTGCGCGCCGTCCTCGCGGCCACCCTCTCCCCCACCTGGGGCATCTACAGTGGCTACGAGCTGTGCGAGAACCGCGCCCTGCGCGAGGGCAGCGAAGAGTACCTGGACTCGGAGAAGTACCAGTTGCGTCCACGTGACTGGGACACGGCGGACACCATCGCTCCACTCATCACCAAGCTGAACGCCGTCCGGCGCGCGAGTCCCGCCCTACGGCAGCTGCGTAGTCTCCACTTCCATCACGCCGACAAAGATCAGGTGATCGTCTACTCGAAGCGGTCGGGGTCGAACACGGTTCTGGTGGTCGTCAACCTCGACCCCCACCACACCCAGGAGGCCACGGTCTCGTTGGACATGCCGCAACTCGGCCTCGACTGGCACGAGTCGGTGCCGGTGCGCGACGAGCTCTCCGGCGAGACCTATCACTGGGGCAGGACCAACTATGTGCGCCTCGATCCGGGTCAGCGACCCGCGCACGTCTTCTCGGTTCTGCGACCGTCCACCCCGCAGATCGGAGGGTCACCCACAAAATGA